One segment of Desulfovibrio inopinatus DSM 10711 DNA contains the following:
- a CDS encoding DVU_1557 family redox protein gives MQRFPELIEKYAGWRCVTCDEPMVPAPVQLEYLESVFDVELPVCPKCKQVIIPEELAMGKMLDVERLLEDK, from the coding sequence ATGCAACGATTCCCTGAATTAATTGAAAAATATGCCGGGTGGCGATGTGTCACTTGTGACGAACCTATGGTACCAGCTCCGGTTCAGCTTGAGTATCTGGAAAGCGTTTTTGACGTGGAATTACCTGTGTGCCCGAAGTGCAAACAAGTGATTATTCCTGAAGAATTGGCCATGGGTAAGATGCTTGATGTGGAGCGATTGTTGGAAGACAAATGA
- a CDS encoding pyridine nucleotide-disulfide oxidoreductase/dicluster-binding protein yields MEQQVLRTFEGRCIQDEPAYCKAACPLHIDVRPFMAHMEAGQLDAARKVLAKTMPLPDILGRICDQPCRKECKRQEVGDPVNIGDVERACVTLSEPNDRFLRRPPKDKRIAVLGAGLSSMTMAWDISTKAYPVTMYCLENERGGFLLEFDDKFLPKDVIENGFASLEKRGVVIEVVSSFDRALLDTLLPEYSAVYAGCDTPSLVDAATLFGIEADENGAPVFDSVSMATSIPKFFLGGFFKDVASYSPVTAAFHGRKAGLSVERLMQGASLTASREKEGPCSTRLFTSIEDVEPLEAVPFDQNVGLTAEQAAQEAKRCLQCECLECVKVCAYLEHYKGYPKKYAREIYNNLSVVYGQRKANLMIDSCSFCDLCKEVCPSGFSMAEYCYLSRCEMTATDRMPASAHDYVLREFEYNASDAFFLAKHEPGTDASAYVFMPGCQLSASSPDHVLSVYEHLRSQKDVLPGGVGLLLSCCGTPAYWAGRPDLTEKHAELLKKALGELGNPTIIAACPSCLTELAKLLPDARTVSLWEILDKTMTESMPSTLPAGHPSELMLHDPCSTRHAPAIQEAARRIFARLQLDITEPELTGAYTECCGYGGLMDSAHPAMASKVVDRRVGQSELPFLAYCAMCRDSLSRNGKNVFYALDYIFPESAASESITSTYPLMRATPGMADRQETRARLKNTCLETIWGASPMTEALDAMTLELSQEVQDLIDSRRILASDIKRVIQFAESNNKQVMNPDTGVHIASHSPAAVTYWLEYKPLGDNKYAILRAWSHRMRLVTKNYDA; encoded by the coding sequence ATGGAACAACAGGTACTTCGTACATTTGAAGGTCGCTGCATCCAGGATGAACCGGCATACTGCAAAGCCGCTTGTCCGCTGCATATTGATGTGCGACCATTTATGGCTCATATGGAAGCCGGGCAGCTTGACGCAGCGCGTAAAGTACTCGCGAAAACCATGCCGCTTCCCGATATCCTCGGACGCATCTGTGATCAACCGTGTCGGAAAGAATGTAAACGGCAAGAAGTCGGTGATCCGGTCAACATTGGCGATGTGGAACGAGCTTGTGTTACTCTCTCGGAGCCCAATGATCGATTTCTCCGGCGTCCACCAAAAGACAAGCGCATTGCTGTTCTTGGTGCCGGACTCAGTTCCATGACGATGGCTTGGGATATTTCGACGAAAGCCTATCCCGTGACGATGTACTGTCTCGAAAATGAGCGCGGGGGCTTTTTGCTAGAGTTTGACGACAAATTTTTGCCCAAAGACGTTATTGAGAATGGCTTTGCCAGCCTCGAAAAACGCGGTGTGGTTATTGAAGTCGTTAGCTCTTTTGACCGCGCGTTGCTTGATACCTTGCTTCCCGAATACAGCGCCGTGTATGCTGGGTGCGATACGCCCAGTCTTGTCGATGCGGCGACTTTATTTGGTATTGAAGCTGATGAAAACGGTGCTCCGGTTTTCGATAGCGTATCAATGGCAACATCAATTCCAAAATTTTTCCTCGGCGGCTTTTTTAAAGACGTTGCATCATATTCTCCTGTTACGGCGGCTTTTCACGGCCGTAAAGCGGGATTGTCTGTAGAACGGCTTATGCAAGGTGCGTCGTTGACGGCTTCTCGTGAAAAAGAGGGACCGTGTAGCACACGTTTATTTACGTCCATTGAAGATGTAGAGCCGCTGGAGGCTGTACCTTTCGACCAAAACGTTGGTCTGACAGCGGAACAAGCTGCGCAAGAGGCCAAACGTTGTCTGCAATGTGAGTGTCTTGAGTGTGTGAAGGTTTGCGCATATCTTGAGCATTACAAAGGCTATCCCAAAAAGTACGCTCGCGAAATTTATAATAACTTGTCGGTTGTGTATGGACAGCGCAAAGCCAACCTCATGATCGATTCGTGTAGCTTTTGTGACCTGTGCAAAGAAGTTTGTCCTTCCGGGTTCAGCATGGCCGAGTATTGTTATTTGTCTCGGTGCGAAATGACAGCAACCGATCGTATGCCGGCCTCCGCACATGACTATGTTTTACGAGAATTTGAATACAATGCCTCGGATGCCTTTTTTCTTGCGAAACATGAGCCTGGAACTGACGCGAGTGCCTATGTTTTTATGCCTGGTTGTCAGCTCAGTGCATCATCGCCCGATCATGTTCTGAGTGTCTATGAACATCTTCGTTCACAAAAAGATGTGCTTCCCGGGGGAGTGGGATTGCTTCTCTCCTGTTGTGGTACTCCCGCATATTGGGCCGGACGTCCAGATCTCACCGAAAAGCATGCGGAATTGCTGAAAAAGGCGCTGGGCGAGCTTGGTAATCCGACCATTATTGCCGCATGTCCGTCGTGTTTGACAGAATTGGCCAAGCTTCTTCCCGATGCTCGTACGGTTTCGCTGTGGGAAATCCTTGATAAAACCATGACCGAATCAATGCCCTCGACATTGCCGGCGGGGCACCCCAGCGAACTGATGTTGCATGACCCGTGTTCGACGCGTCACGCACCTGCCATTCAAGAAGCGGCCAGACGGATCTTTGCACGACTTCAACTCGATATCACCGAACCGGAATTGACAGGTGCCTACACTGAATGTTGCGGGTACGGTGGTTTGATGGATTCTGCTCACCCAGCTATGGCGTCCAAGGTCGTGGACCGCCGAGTCGGTCAATCGGAACTTCCATTTTTAGCCTACTGTGCCATGTGTCGAGATAGTCTGTCTCGAAATGGGAAAAATGTGTTTTATGCATTGGATTATATCTTTCCCGAGTCTGCAGCATCTGAATCAATCACCAGCACCTATCCTCTTATGCGGGCGACGCCCGGCATGGCCGACCGTCAAGAAACTCGCGCCCGTTTAAAAAATACCTGTCTTGAAACCATCTGGGGAGCATCGCCCATGACTGAAGCTCTTGATGCTATGACTCTGGAGCTGTCTCAGGAAGTTCAGGATCTTATTGACAGCAGACGCATTCTGGCGAGTGATATCAAACGGGTTATTCAATTTGCCGAGTCCAACAACAAGCAGGTGATGAACCCTGATACCGGCGTCCATATCGCTTCGCATTCTCCAGCTGCGGTGACATACTGGCTTGAGTATAAACCGCTTGGAGATAACAAATATGCTATTTTGAGAGCGTGGAGCCACAGAATGCGATTGGTTACAAAGAACTACGATGCGTAA
- a CDS encoding molybdopterin-dependent aldehyde oxidoreductase: MIQKVITVNGVERNLFVNAEDMLSKVLRNQLGLTGVKVGCDQGQCGACSVILDGKVVRSCIVKMKRVADGASITTIEGIGTPADMHPIQKAWMAHGAAQCGFCSPGFIVSAKGLLDSNPSPTREEVRDWFQKHKNACRCTGYKPLVDAVMDAAKVLRGEMSMEDFDFKMPANGSIWGSNYPRPTAIAKVTGTLDYGADLGLKMPEDTLHCALVQAEVSHANIKGIDTSEAEKMPGVVKVITHKDIKGKNRITGLITFPTNKGDGWDRPILCDEKIFQFGDAIAIVCADNEANARAAAAKVKVDLEELPEYMNALDAMAEDAIEIHPGTPNVYYECYNKKGEDTKPIFDGADVTVEGDFYVGRQPHLPIEPDVGFAYMGDDGKLYIHSKSIGVHLHLLMIAPGLGLEADQIVLVANPMGGTFGYKFSPTMEALVGAATMATGRPCHLRYNYFQQQTYTGKRSPWFVNVKMAADKDGTLKAMDADWSCDHGPYSEFGDLLTLRGVQFVGAGYNIPNIRGVGRTVCTNHAWGSAFRGYGSPQSEFSSEVLMDMLAEKLGMDPFDLRYKNIYREGSTNPTGQIPESFALPPLMDQLRPKYEAAVKKAKAESTDTIKKGVGLSIGVYGCGLDGPDGAGAYAELHADGTITIGTAWEDHGQGADIGAISTAHETLKPMGVAPELLKFTWPNTDKQPVAGPAGGSRSQVMVGNAIRVACENLMEALKKDDGTFRNYDEQVAAGKPTKVEGNWTATEGTHCDPETGQGKPFVIYMYGIFMAEVAVDVNTGVTTVEKMTLAADVGELANKLTVDGQIWGGLAQGIGLALTEDYEDIKKHSTLAGAGLPYIKQIPDEMEIIYADSPRKDGPHGAAGVGELPLTSPHASISNAIYQACGARITHLPARPEKVLAALKK; the protein is encoded by the coding sequence ATGATTCAAAAAGTTATTACCGTCAATGGCGTCGAACGTAACCTGTTCGTCAATGCCGAAGACATGCTGTCCAAAGTGCTGCGCAATCAGCTTGGCCTGACTGGCGTTAAAGTTGGTTGTGATCAGGGACAGTGCGGTGCCTGTAGTGTTATCCTCGACGGCAAAGTTGTCCGTTCCTGTATCGTTAAAATGAAACGTGTTGCTGACGGTGCAAGCATCACTACTATTGAAGGCATCGGCACACCTGCCGACATGCACCCCATTCAGAAAGCATGGATGGCTCACGGTGCTGCTCAGTGCGGCTTCTGCTCGCCCGGTTTCATCGTGTCCGCCAAAGGACTGCTTGATTCCAATCCTTCTCCTACCCGTGAAGAAGTTCGCGATTGGTTCCAGAAGCACAAAAACGCCTGTCGTTGCACCGGTTACAAGCCCTTGGTTGACGCCGTTATGGACGCCGCCAAAGTTCTCCGTGGCGAAATGTCCATGGAAGATTTCGACTTCAAGATGCCCGCCAACGGCAGCATCTGGGGAAGCAACTATCCCCGTCCCACGGCGATTGCCAAAGTTACGGGTACCTTGGACTACGGTGCAGACCTCGGTCTCAAAATGCCCGAAGACACCTTGCATTGCGCCTTGGTTCAGGCTGAAGTGTCTCACGCCAACATTAAAGGCATCGACACCTCCGAAGCCGAAAAGATGCCTGGTGTTGTTAAAGTCATCACCCACAAAGACATCAAAGGCAAAAACCGCATCACCGGTCTGATCACCTTCCCGACCAACAAAGGTGACGGCTGGGATCGTCCTATCCTGTGCGACGAAAAGATCTTCCAATTTGGTGATGCTATCGCCATCGTTTGCGCCGACAACGAAGCCAACGCTCGTGCCGCTGCTGCCAAGGTCAAAGTGGACCTGGAAGAACTGCCCGAATACATGAATGCCCTGGATGCCATGGCTGAAGACGCCATTGAAATCCACCCCGGCACACCGAACGTTTACTACGAATGCTACAACAAGAAAGGCGAAGACACCAAGCCGATCTTTGATGGCGCCGATGTTACCGTGGAAGGCGACTTCTACGTTGGCCGTCAGCCTCACCTGCCCATCGAACCGGACGTCGGTTTCGCCTACATGGGCGACGATGGTAAGCTCTACATTCATTCCAAATCCATCGGTGTTCACCTGCACCTGCTCATGATCGCTCCTGGTCTGGGTCTTGAAGCTGATCAGATCGTTCTGGTTGCCAACCCCATGGGTGGCACGTTCGGTTACAAGTTCAGCCCCACCATGGAAGCTCTGGTCGGCGCCGCCACCATGGCTACTGGACGTCCCTGCCACCTGCGCTACAACTACTTCCAGCAGCAGACCTACACCGGTAAACGTTCGCCCTGGTTCGTCAACGTCAAAATGGCTGCTGACAAAGACGGCACGCTTAAAGCCATGGACGCTGACTGGTCTTGTGACCACGGTCCGTACTCCGAATTCGGTGACTTGCTGACCCTGCGCGGTGTTCAGTTCGTCGGTGCTGGTTACAACATCCCCAACATCCGTGGTGTTGGTCGCACAGTCTGCACCAACCATGCTTGGGGTTCGGCTTTCCGCGGTTACGGTTCGCCCCAGTCCGAGTTCTCCTCGGAAGTTCTGATGGATATGCTGGCTGAAAAGCTCGGCATGGATCCGTTCGATCTGCGCTACAAAAACATCTACCGTGAAGGTTCCACGAACCCCACCGGTCAGATTCCTGAATCCTTTGCGCTGCCTCCGTTGATGGATCAGCTTCGTCCTAAATACGAAGCCGCTGTGAAGAAAGCCAAAGCCGAGTCCACCGACACGATCAAAAAAGGCGTTGGCCTCTCCATTGGTGTGTATGGCTGCGGTCTTGACGGTCCTGACGGCGCTGGCGCATACGCTGAACTGCACGCTGACGGCACCATCACCATCGGTACCGCTTGGGAAGACCATGGTCAGGGCGCTGACATCGGTGCAATCAGCACGGCTCACGAAACTCTGAAGCCCATGGGCGTTGCTCCTGAGCTTCTGAAGTTCACCTGGCCGAACACCGACAAACAGCCTGTCGCTGGTCCTGCTGGTGGTTCCCGTTCGCAGGTCATGGTCGGTAACGCCATCCGCGTTGCTTGTGAAAACCTGATGGAAGCCCTGAAGAAAGACGACGGCACGTTCCGTAACTACGACGAACAAGTCGCTGCCGGCAAACCCACCAAGGTTGAAGGTAACTGGACTGCCACCGAAGGTACTCACTGCGATCCCGAAACCGGCCAGGGCAAACCCTTCGTCATCTACATGTACGGCATCTTCATGGCTGAAGTCGCTGTTGACGTGAACACCGGTGTTACCACCGTTGAAAAGATGACTCTTGCTGCTGACGTCGGCGAACTCGCTAACAAGCTGACTGTTGATGGTCAGATCTGGGGCGGCCTTGCTCAAGGTATCGGGCTGGCTCTTACCGAAGACTACGAAGACATCAAGAAGCATTCCACGCTGGCCGGCGCTGGTCTTCCTTACATCAAGCAGATTCCTGATGAAATGGAAATCATCTACGCTGATTCCCCGCGTAAAGATGGTCCGCACGGTGCGGCCGGTGTTGGCGAACTTCCGCTGACCAGCCCCCATGCTTCCATCAGCAATGCTATCTACCAGGCTTGCGGCGCCCGCATCACGCACCTGCCCGCACGTCCTGAAAAAGTGCTTGCCGCTCTGAAAAAATAG
- a CDS encoding molybdopterin-binding protein: protein MKAIPVEQAVGTVLCHDITQIVPGKFKGRAFKRGHIISNTDVPKLLSLGKEHIYVFDLNDGFVHEDDAAKRMAKAAKGEHLSLSSVCEGRINLHAEIDGLLKINTDALFEINSEEEIVFATIHGNQAVTVGRQVAGTRVVPLAVVNEKVERVENICANYGPIVTIKPFRPLQVGVVTTGSEVYHGRIKDAFGPILKKKFEKMGCSILRQAFVPDDTSMAIDAVRSLLEEGADMIALTGGMSVDPDDQTPSAIRALGADVVTYGAPTFPGAMFMLAYLGDIPVMGLPGCVMYSKASIFDLVAPRLVAGETVTRRDIIGLGHGGLCAGCETCRYPICGFGK, encoded by the coding sequence ATGAAAGCGATTCCGGTGGAGCAGGCTGTAGGGACAGTCCTGTGTCACGACATCACCCAGATTGTTCCTGGCAAGTTCAAGGGGAGAGCGTTTAAACGTGGACATATTATTTCGAACACGGATGTTCCCAAGCTGCTGAGTCTTGGAAAAGAACATATATATGTCTTCGATCTGAACGATGGCTTTGTTCATGAAGACGATGCGGCCAAGCGCATGGCGAAAGCGGCGAAGGGTGAGCATTTGTCTTTATCCTCTGTATGTGAAGGCCGGATCAACCTGCATGCCGAAATCGATGGCCTGTTGAAAATCAACACTGACGCGCTGTTTGAAATCAACAGCGAAGAAGAAATTGTTTTCGCAACTATTCATGGCAACCAAGCTGTGACGGTTGGTCGTCAAGTTGCTGGAACTCGTGTTGTTCCTTTAGCCGTTGTGAACGAAAAAGTCGAACGTGTTGAAAATATTTGTGCAAATTATGGTCCAATTGTTACGATTAAACCTTTTCGTCCTTTGCAGGTCGGTGTTGTCACGACCGGGAGTGAAGTTTATCACGGACGCATTAAAGACGCTTTCGGACCTATTCTCAAAAAGAAATTTGAAAAAATGGGATGCTCAATCCTTCGCCAGGCTTTTGTGCCCGACGATACAAGCATGGCCATTGATGCTGTCAGAAGCCTCCTGGAAGAAGGAGCAGACATGATCGCCTTGACTGGCGGCATGTCCGTTGATCCTGATGATCAGACTCCAAGTGCCATTCGTGCTCTTGGTGCAGATGTTGTCACCTACGGTGCGCCGACATTCCCTGGAGCCATGTTCATGTTGGCGTATTTGGGAGATATCCCCGTGATGGGGCTTCCCGGCTGTGTCATGTACTCCAAAGCAAGCATTTTCGATCTTGTCGCACCGCGGCTTGTCGCAGGTGAAACCGTTACTCGTCGCGATATTATCGGGCTCGGACACGGTGGACTGTGTGCCGGCTGCGAGACCTGTCGCTATCCGATATGCGGATTCGGCAAATAG